The following DNA comes from Vanessa tameamea isolate UH-Manoa-2023 chromosome 23, ilVanTame1 primary haplotype, whole genome shotgun sequence.
ttatttttgacaattcGACATAACTAGTGACATCTGGCATCTAAAGTCAGCTGGTGATTAATACACAAAATTGGATTCTCCTACCTTATatggtaaacaataaaaaaatctgtatttacaatataaaatgttattttacttaaatatcaatatttttttaacattaattgaaactttataaatttaatgagtaatttcatttattatcattaattaatattgattgtatattttttgtacgagTACGAGTATCCaataaaacttcaaattttGGCAGCTATCAGCTAGCTTGTATTTGTGGTGCGTTCTGATTTCTGAATATACAtttcactaataaaaatatttttatctattttattaattaaaatatttgtttttattttaaagttatattactaaataaaaacaaattaggaGTTATGTAAGTTATAACAAAAGTGTCTGCGCAATCGgtgtattttcttttatctgATTCACTCCAACAAATGATTAGTTGCAAAACATGACAATTGACAATTATGTATGACGCATACTTCTAAAAGAAGCGAATAGGAATAACATgcgattttgttttttctaCGCATAATTAGTATTATCCCCAATATTAAACAGGTGTATAAGTTCACATTTGCATGCAACTAAAGCAAAATGAGTTTTCTCGGTAAATTATTTGGTGGGAAAAAAGAAGAGAAGGGTCCAACGACTCATGAAGCTATACAAAAGTTACGTGAAACTGAGGAGTTGCTGattaaaaaacaagaatttttaGAAAGAAAGATTGAAATAGAAATACAAACAGCTAGAAAAAATGGTACCAAGAACAAAAGAGGTGAGTAAATacgtaaattataaagtaaagtttTACTTTGTTGTGTAAGTGTCTGTGTTACATATCGCTACATCCATTGTTGACGTCTTGACCTTGTTACCAAAgcgtttttaaattcaatatgattctcatttaatatcatttggaaacaaatatattcttatattggATTGAAACTTTATCTaatcgttttttataataaagttctaATATTATTGATGACTTATCCACAAAGAATGACAGTATCagtaaaagaaataaagtaaTGAGAAACTTTCatacaaaaagaaataaaaataatttatgtaaaattaattatattgatatttattgatatgataCCTAGGCAGcagaaatgttattattacatttttctttcATCAGCGGCAATTGCTGCGTTAAAACGTAAGAAGCGGTACGAGAAGCAATTAACACAGATCGATGGTACTCTCACACAAATAGAAGCACAGAGAGAGGCACTGGAAGGTGCAAATACCAATGCACAAGTTCTCAACACTATGAAAGACGCGGCTAATGCCATGAAACTGGCACACAAGgatatgttagtaattaattatattatatatacttacttaagAAGTTTTAAACATCAGTTGCAGTAAATATTgctcatatattttatgttaaacacAATAACTATAGCAATGTTTGtgtctttaattaattatttttatttatcttaagaaTTTTGCATTAACTTGTCGTGCTAAGTTTTTCTACCTACCAATATTATCGGAGAAACAATTAAtcattctatttaataatagtagtaGCAGTCATAGAAGACTAAAAGAAATCAATATTTAAgcacaataataaacatttgtaataatttcctgataaataaatggttaaatttcaatttaaatattgaaaaaaacattCCCTTACTTGTCACGTCAGGTCTTCTTCTTTCTTACTAAGTACTTTACACaagagaatatttaattatgctaATTTAAGCTTTtgggtaaattaatttaatgttattaatcattattaaaaaccaTGTTACAGAGATGTAGACAAAGTCCACGATATCATGGATGATATTGCAGAACAACATGATATATCTCGGGAGATAACGGATGCTATTAGTAACAATGTCGCCTTCTCCAACGACATTGATGAGGATGAACTTGAACGTGAACTGGAAGAATTAGAACAGGTAAGAAGCccttctaatattaaaaaggtgcagagatggcccagtggttagaccaTGTGCCTCTTAATCAATTATTGTAGATTTAATTCAGGCTGACTGCACacacaccactgaattttcatgtgctcaatttgtatgggagaggaggtcttagcccagccaCAGAgcatatacaggctgttacttgtttataaatgtaaatgtttatatttttggtatgtAATCGCACATAAACAGTGTGCTTTTGGATTAAATTTGGAATAGAGACATGGCACTTCCACCTAACACTTGCCCACATGTGGGGAAGGCTACTGtttactgtaaatataaatataaactgacAGAGGTTGTTACTTAACTTTTTGGGTAACatcttataaatgttataaatgctgGGCAAAGTCTCTCTTCTGTTAAGGGTTCCCTATTCTATCAGTAGTGATTATCCTGATTTTAATCCACAGTCTCCTTCATCACGGCTCTTACATTCTCATTAGACTGCAATTTATTTCCATGTTTATGATTGTTGTATAGTATTGTACTTGGTAAACATTTAAATCTTAAGCTAAGATTGCAGTTACTAATCAAAAATAGCATTATGTATGcatgaatttaatttgtgtaaatagTTCATTTCATGGTCAAGCATCGAAGGGAAATTTTATGAGGAAACTTGAATGGCTCAGATGAAATTTTATCACGTGTATCAAGTACTTTGGAGCAGTGTCGTAAATAAAGGAAAGGTGGTTTTCGTCTAGCAGTGATACATAGCATgctatagtatttataattatactattatgaTCAGTAATTTGGACTTCATATATCAAATGTTTACACGTAACACAAATTTCCTATTGTAGCATTGCCTCGTTGATCCTGAGGCTTGCAGATCCTATCCTCGGAACAATAGAAAAGGTCATATTGGATTTACCTTTACTGTCCTATCGGACTATGAGTAAAGGAATAGTGGATGCACTTGTGTTTGCAAATACATCATTATATGTTTTGCGTAATTGGCTATTCTCACATTATCATCAGAGTTGAATTTTTTACTAAGACCTCATTGACAATATGCTGACCTTAAAACGTCACACTAAAAATAATCCATCCAAACTTgctgttaaatgttaaaatatttttacaggaGGAACTGGACAAGGAAATGATTGGTATCAACGTACCTTCGGACAGCCTTCCAGAGGTACCATCTACTGAACCTGTGCCCGAAAAATCTAAACCAAGCAAGTCTGACGGTGAGGACATTTATTACTTATGATATgatgaacataaatatattaaatggttATTTTGAGACAGAACGTTTTAATCATCATCCATAGTTATCAGTGCAGTATGTTTTTCATCACTACCTTGTTGATTTAGTTTAACTTAtaaggggccattcatttattccgtaagactattttcgcttgGTGAAACGTATtacacgtttggtttattttaatgtacatgTTACAATGAatcaattttttgaaatatttattcgtaatttaaaagGTACTAATAATCTTTttcgacccccccccccctttgcCATGGAAATGGAAATATCGTTTTATACCTAGACGCATCCGAGCGAACCTCGACAATCGaacctttttcaaatattttttacttgcgcatttttttgatcttacgtaagaactatcgagactccatcccacccccttgtaagaaaatataagaCATGGTCGAttcccctcccccccaaaatcgtcttacgtaataaatgaatggacCCTAAGGCCACAGATTCCAAGCTGTCAGGAGCTTTGAGTCTGGAAATCAGTAGTGCTGTTTGTGCTCTGCATTGTacgtaaagccattggtcctgCACCTTAACTGTtttcggtcgtgtcggatttaccGTACCATTGAACTTTTAGAATAAAGAAATACTCAGTGTGTGTAAACTGTACTTGTGTTTGTGGACACacttgtgcacacacttgtgcactataataggTTCTGCGTCATCGGCTAATCCCTCAGCAAGACATTAAAGCCTTGCACATGATATCCCTCACAGACACCATTCGGTCGGTTAAAAAAGCAAAATTCTTTTTCAATAAGCCTTAGCCTTAAtccttaagaaattattattaattataaacattgtacAGAGCTAAGTTTTTGCATTCGGTGTAGCTTTGAGCAAGATCCTCTGTGTTGGTAACACCCAGTCATCACATATCTATTGTCAATGATATTTACTAatgtagtgttccggtttgaaaggggaatgagacagtgtaactacagacataacatcttagtctaTTGACTatttaatggttaatatttcttaaagtataaATGGCTGGTGAAGGCTTACCATAAAATGTCCCATTTACCagtctacttatttataataaagtaatatatattataaaaaaaaaaaaatagaatttaatattttatctgttcatttttttctttgaagGACGGAACCTCGTAAGTTGATTTGTTGTATTGTATTACTTTATGATATATTgtaatcggttttttttttcagaggaTGACAAAGATTTTGCACTCCTCAAATCCTGGGCCACATAGGTTTCgactttatgtattatttaagcTGTCATCCGTGATATAATCTGCGTTGaatcgaaatatattatctgtataattacaatatcattgttttttttttatataacaatttgatCGGAAgagattttgtaaattattttacaagaaatGTCGACGCAAATATCTGGTTCGAAATAAAgatctgtaatattaaataatattttgccgCGTGGCGTACAACTCTTGATTAATTTTACGTCAATGTTTtgctaaaatataatgaaattgggTCTTTCAAAAGATaaccaaatatatatgtatttaatattatctgtaatagAACAGAAATGTCGATATAagctttgtaatatatattattgatgcaGATTTTAGCGtttcttgtttatatttttcttctaataTTTCATTACTTATATTCATAGCAACTAGGAATCGGCCGATTGGTATTCGACAACGCTTTTCCCATAATATGCCTTAATCAGAGTCACGATTTTAAAAATCTtctaaaatgacaaaaaataataaaaaaaataaaaaaaatgcaataatccatttatatttagtacAGGCGTTTttgaagatttataaaatatttgaccagttagtataaatattgatagttCGATTAAAGTTCGTTCCACGAAACGAGCTCCCAAAGGATATTGTCTTCGTGCGCTCATTGGTTAATCCGCGTGACCTTCATTAGCCAAATCATTACTTAAGATCGTCTCACACGCCAGATTCTTATTTTAAACCTAGCCGCGCGCATCCACCAATGGGTAGCCAGTATTTTGTGCTCTAGGAGCTCTTTCCTGGAATGGACTATAGAATCGGCTTGTACATGAAATTGcttgaattgaaattgaaatttcatcAACAATGCCGGAGGAGCTCGTCAACTAACACGTGTATAATTGCATAAGTGATTTTATTGTAGTATTGTAACATTATTGTACTGTAACTATACAACATTCTTAGAAACGACGCTAGACTAATATTTGCATTAATATATGCGTACATCATATATTCGTGATGTAATCGGATAAAGATatgaacaattataaaaaataataaaaaaaaacttgaacttttaaaattttaataaaatactgtatAGTCGGGgagttttaagtattttatttatttgaaatatttttttaattttttggatGAATAATTTATGCCTTATgtaatgacgatttaaaaacttatagtctattccaatcacgGGAGGATTagagacaaataaacaactttaataatataattaataaagataaatcaatcaaaaattgtttgtagagcataataaaaaatcgattagAACAATTAGATTACCTTTAGTtatttgattggaatagactgCGTAACACACTAAGAGGGTGTCCATAAAATGAGAAAGATAAGCAAACCAAAAAGCTAAATATCATATTCGTTTGACATTTTGGATAGCCGGATTATTGTGTTACCGGAACCGGCTAGAAATCACTTTTCGCCTTACCAGATCTAATTGGTTGTAAGCTTGTTCGTTGAAGACTAAACGAGTCTTAAATTATTACCAATTCATGTATAGCATAGTAtgtaatattgaaacaaaatggATGATAGTTTTAAGAGGTTTTTGTACAATTGTCCATTGAAGCGTGACTTATTTgaaggtatatataatattttttttgttattgtattagtGTACTGAACCGaattataataaactgtttTGTAGTCCTATTCGTTATTTTCATATGGGCTAGAAAAGGGGGTATCCCCTAGTATAGTACCTACctaaatgcttattatatttataatgttccaGGATTGACaattgttttgattatatatatatatataaaccaatgTTTGGTAAATGACTAGCAAGCTTCTTAGTTCGAAATAATTCAAAGGTggttttcaacaaaataaattactatacattaaaaaaaaatacttaacttaAATTCGAGTACAGCTAGTCCACCCTGGAAGAAATGCAACTCATAACAATGTATACACCGCTTAGTGCTTCAGAATTTCACGAAATTTCGATGCTTAGTATAGAAGTTACGCTTTAGTgggtaataaaatgttacaagttTACGAGTTACATTGATTTGTGCATATTTttcactaatatattttatttaaataaacattttagctGTTCAGAGCCTTATAAGTTTTTCTTGGTTTATTGAattggttttaatatttgtgattTGAAAAACTTTTTGGCTGTCAAtggctttgtttttatttatcaataataaatacctGTTTTATTTGCgtaagactaaattaatcaataaaaattattatacattaaaattatactttttaaaaaaaaactcgcctggatttaggctcgggattgttttaacaataattgtgaataacaTCTTGTAAatcggtttattttttaaagggcaactatgcgagtttcttccTTTTCTCCTCGctagaggctgctttccgaaactgTGGTAGTGTTTCAatattgacaattcaaaaacgctttattgtaaagtttactcgaataaagtttatttgatatgatttgatttataaaagtaCAGGTAACGCCACGACTGTCCATCAAgtcatataaattgttttcattcaatgttaaattatattgtttttgtaccaaaaaaataaaacacatttataaatgaACCGCCGGAAGCCgccttttattatatttttactaacgaTGGACAATGACGTAGATTAGTCTAGTGGCAATATATAAGGCAGATCAGACAGATTCCGAGGTTCTAGGTTCAAATCCCAGGGCctgttaggaatatatattagtaaaaactaGTAATTTCGTCTATGCCTAAATCCCACGGTCTGAATAGACAGTACGACAGAAGGTTAAGTTAGAGTCGGGTCTATGTCGCTGAACGATATGGTAATAATCAGTATACAGTGTGaatagtaactaaacaagaTCAAGAACTCGTAGTGATAAATATACAGGGGCGATATAAAGccattgggtttttctatcgaaaaaatcTCATTACCAGGCCGGAGTCGGATGTGTGTATACATTTTTGTGTCTTggaaaatacgtaaatctttCGGTCCTGTGCCAGAATTATTTCCGTCCAAGTCGGATAATGAAAGAGCTCCTGTTTTTTGAGCGCACACATgtgaattataatatgtagtagGTAGTTGGTCTCCCTTGAGGTTGACCGCCGTGACCCAAATAAACCGTGAGCGATAGTTTAATTCCCAAAGTGTGTTATCATcattaaaaagtcattagttttataatatcctcTAACAATTAAGCGCTCTTTAACATTTAGTATTTTCGAATTTGGAATAGTATAAAAAGGtaagtaaaaacattaaatatttcgaaGCACATCGTTACAAATCAAAACGAATTCAACTTAatgttaatctatactaataaatactagcgaaagtaactctcttTACATCCTCACGCATAAACCGCTCAATAGATAGATCGGATTCAAATTACAATGCAAGCTTGTGAGGATCCGATCCCGGGTTCCTGGTGAAGGTCATTAAGCCACTGGTGCTGCGCATGAACTCTCCGAATaaatagagtgcacctgtgttagcgcacacacttttatttataatatatatcccgCGCTTTCGGTTACTCCAATCAggaattacatatatttctatCTATTCAACGTAAAAAGGATGATATTCTTTTACAAGCCAATGAGTTTTTAAGCAACCCGGattctggaagttggaagtgccACTTCCATGCTTCGGAAAGgacgtaaaaccgttggtcctgtGCTCAGGCACAGCTAAGCCAACACACCACACCAAGCCACTGTGGCTTGGTGCAAAGAGGCCTATATCAAAGGCTCTTAGTTTTGGTAATCAGAGTATAAACAATGAACAGATttcgtttgttttatataaccTTTTTGCTTAATATTGTTGAAATCAGTAATGTTAACCTTATACCTTTTTAgcacaaaaacatttttttttaaaattatttgacaaatGACAGAATATGTTCTACccaaaaatatacattgtttttttagcACTAGGTGAtagaactattaaaaattacgatgaatatttttattatgacaaattaTGTTTATCCTTAATGAAGTTAAGTCAAGTTTAGCAAATATACCGACAactaatttttgttattattaatttagcgAACACTATCTACTAATCGATTTCAACACAAGCGTATCCGCGtgttgttttattgtataattattatataattacgcaGATTGATGT
Coding sequences within:
- the Shrb gene encoding charged multivesicular body protein 4c: MSFLGKLFGGKKEEKGPTTHEAIQKLRETEELLIKKQEFLERKIEIEIQTARKNGTKNKRAAIAALKRKKRYEKQLTQIDGTLTQIEAQREALEGANTNAQVLNTMKDAANAMKLAHKDIDVDKVHDIMDDIAEQHDISREITDAISNNVAFSNDIDEDELERELEELEQEELDKEMIGINVPSDSLPEVPSTEPVPEKSKPSKSDEDDKDFALLKSWAT